The DNA window TATTTACCGAAGCATCAGACCTCGTGAGGCTTATTGACGAAACCAGCGAATGTTTCTGGATTGAACAGGTCATGTTGGTTATACCGCCACAAATGAACGGTACGGAACGATGGGAAATGCATCAACTGGAGGAGCTGATTGCCGTCGGTGACAGCGCTGACCTGCTGCATATCGATTACATTTATAAACTAAAGAACGACTTACTCTATTCTACGACTGACGGTTCAGGGGTGTGCGAGCGTAGATTGCATCAGACTCTCTTTTCCCAGCAGTAGCACGCGTATTGGTATTGCTGCGAAGGGTATAATTCGGATTCCACGGTTGCCAAGATCGGATGTGACTACCAAAAAGGAGCACGAGGCGTGGCTGCTTCTGTTAATACCACCAACCCCTCCAAAGTTCTGGCCAAGGCGACCAGACGCGCGGCGCTTCGCCTGAGCATCCCGGAAGAGCAGCTTACGGCAATTCTAGGCGTCGATGTTCTTCAGGCCGACGCTATTGAGCCTACCGGCACTAACGGGCAGCGGGCACTGCAAATAATTCGGGTATACAAGCGACTTTCTGCAATAACGGGAAATGACAGTGGCGCGATGGCTCACTGGATGACGACAAGGAATAAATGGTTCAACTCTAGCCCGCGAGAGCGACTCGCGAGCGGCGACGGGCTGGACGACGTGGTGTCCTACCTCGACTCGGTACCATAGGTCGAACGTCCCTTTCTTTGTTGAGCTGGGGGTTTCCAGCGCCGGCAGACATTCTCTCCAACCTGAAAGGGAATTATTATGAAGCAAGGTTGGGACGCGCAAAGTGACGTTCCTGCTATCACCCGGCTTGAGGAGATGGTCAGCGTCAGCGAGCGCAATGTATTTCTCCCGGACGATTTCCAGGCTATTGGAGATGCCAAACAGGTAATGCAAGCTCTAAATCAGTTGATTGAACGAGGAATTCTGGCTCCGATTGGCGAAGGGCTTTACGCTAAAACTCGCCCCAACAGAATAAATGGAAGGCAGATGCTCGCCGCGGAAGGCGGCTTCGACCAGGTGGCGAAGGAAGCACTTCAACGGCTGGGAGTCGAATGGAAGATTGGCAGTGCAGAAGAGGCGTACCAGAAAGGTGGGTTGCAAATTCCGGTAAACACATACGTCCGAGTCAAAGGTAATCCAGACCTTAAGATCGGATTTGGCGATTTCTGGCTTGAGCTGGAGCGCTATTCGTAATTTCCTGCAGACTTAACTTAGAATTTCTATGCTATCCACGGGAAAGGTCAACAGGGCTTAAGGATTTCTCGAACTCTTCCACCGGCATGGGATGGCCGAACAGATACCCTTGATGGGCAGAGCAACCCATCTCGACAAGAAGTCTCCAATGCGCCTCGGTTTCAACGCCTTCAGCGATGACCGTCAGCCCCATGCTCTTGCCCAACGCAACGATGGTTTTTGGAATTATGTTGCCGTTGTGGTCGAGGAGGATGTCGCGGACAAAGCTCTGATCAATTTTCAGTTGTTCAATAGGCATTCTTTTCAGGTAGGCCAGTGATGAGTACCCGGTTCCGAAATGATCCAGCGAAAAGCTGATTCCTTTCGCTCTGAGTGCATCCATCTTGGAGATTATGGTATCGATATCGGAAGCGAGCAGGCTCTCAGTCAGCTCCAGTTTAAGCCGGTTCGGATTGGCTTCTGTCCGCTCAACCGTTGCCAGGACCTGTTCTACAAAGTCCGCCTGGGCTAATTGTAAGGCACTCACATTGACGGCGAGAGTCAGGTGTTCAGTTTCAGACCGGCGGCCCCAAACTGCAAGCTGTTGGCAGGCTGACTGGAGCACCCACTGGCCAATGGGTAGTATGAGCCGGGTTTCTTCCGCCAGAGGAATAAAGTCATTTGGCCTGACCCAACCCTTCACCGGGTGGTGCCACCGAAGCAAGGCCTCGGCTCCGGTGGCCCTACGATTACCATCTACCTGAACCTGATAAAATAACTCAAACTGTTGTTCGTTAACGGCGATCCGCAGCTCATTCTCCATCGTGGCGCGTGCCATAACGTCAGCCTGCATCTGCGGGTCAAAAAACACCAATCTGTTTCGGCCGGCTGCCTTGGCTTGATACATTGCCAGGTCGGCCTGTTTTAAGATCTCCTCTACCGGCACGTCATGACCGATGAACAGCGTGACCCCGATACTGGGTGAGCCTTCATAGTTGGGACTAATTTGAGTATAGGGCCGATTAAGATTGAGCCGGATTTTTTCACCGATGGCTTCCGCATGCGCGGCGGCCGACGTTACATCCTCGCCTAAGCTTTCTAGTAACACCACAAACTCGTCACCACCTAGACGTGCCACGGTATCGCCTTCTCGAAGACAGCTGAGGAGGCGCCTGGCAACCAGCTGCAGAAGCTTGTCGCCAGTATGATGGCCAGCGGTGTCGTTCAGGCGTTTGAAATGGTCCAAGTCTATAAAGAGGAGCGCTCCATAGCTTGTTAAGCGCTTACTGACCGAGCGAGCGTGTGCAAGGCGATCGTGGAACAGTCGGCGGTTGGGTAAGCGCGTCAGTGAATCGTAGAACGCGAGCTCATTGATTTCTTTCTCGGCATTTCTGCGCTGGGAAATGTCCCGCATGACACCGATATAGAGGGTATGGCCTTCAAGGACGATTTTGGAAACAGTCAGGTCCATAGGAAACGTTCGGCCATTTTTTTGGACGGCCTCAACTTCACGATTAATCCCTGCACTCTGAGACCCAGAGAGGCTTTGGTCAGCCCAAGCAGAATCTTTCCATGCGTCCCGATAGAGATTGGGAACGAGCACCTTGATCTCTATTTCCAAGAGCTCGGATGCTGAGTAACCAAACATCTGCTGGACCGCAGGGTTCGCCGAGACAATAGCCCCGGCCTCATCCACGGTCACGATCCCATCCACGACGTTATCCAGAATCGCTTGCGTGTGTATGGCCTGTTCTTGTTGGGCCTGCTCCAGCCGTCTACGCTCGGTAATATCAGCCAAAAAACCGTGCCACAGGGTGCTCCCATCAGCCAGCCGCTCCGGGGTAGCACGTCCTTCAATCCAGATGCTGGCCCTCGACGGGTGTTCGAGCCGGAAGTGTTCCTCCCAGGTGGTGAGATCCCTGAAGGATTTTCGAATACCCTCTACTACACGGGGCTTGTCCTTGGGATGAATCAGTTCCAGAACGGGTAAGACGTCTTTGTCCAGCCCTGTGGCGGGGATACCATAAACGGAAGTCAGCCCTTCACTGGTGTACGGAAAACATGCACGCCCATCGGGCCAGCGCTGATACTGGTATATCATTCCGGGCAGATTCGACGTGAGCTTTTCCAACCGACTCAGCAACTCGTAAACCTTGGCTTCGGATTCTTTCTGTTGACTGATGTCGCGCACAAGAATCAGAACTTCTTCTTCACTCAGCCGCTTAAAGCGCGCTTCGAAATGGCCAGGGCGGCTGTGCGACTCATATTCCAACGTCACGGGCGTATCAGTTGTTAGCGTATGCGCTATCGCGTCCCTGTACTTCGCGGTGAGGGTCGGGGGCATTGACTCAGGCGGAAGGCAGCCCAGCATGGTCTTCCGGGCAGCCGGTAATTCCGCGTGATCCTGGCAGAAAAGAATGAGCCCATCGGGGTTAACGACAAACACCATATCCGGCATGGCGTCGAGAACGGCCTGGTTCCGGGTCTCACTCGCCGCTAGCTGTTTCTGTAGTTGCTTTTCATGGAATGAATTGATTTCCTCCTCAGCGCTGGCGGCGAAGTCGAGCAGCGACTGGCGCTCTTCCTCGTTAAGCCGGCGCGGTTTCGTTCCGACGAGGCAGAAAGTGCCGAGACGAAACCCGGCGGTTGATGAGAGAGGGACTGCCGCGTAAAAACGAACATGGGGAGTTTCAGCGACCATCGGGTTACCAGAGAAGCGCTC is part of the Hydrocarboniclastica marina genome and encodes:
- a CDS encoding MbcA/ParS/Xre antitoxin family protein, translated to MAASVNTTNPSKVLAKATRRAALRLSIPEEQLTAILGVDVLQADAIEPTGTNGQRALQIIRVYKRLSAITGNDSGAMAHWMTTRNKWFNSSPRERLASGDGLDDVVSYLDSVP
- a CDS encoding conjugal transfer protein; the encoded protein is MKQGWDAQSDVPAITRLEEMVSVSERNVFLPDDFQAIGDAKQVMQALNQLIERGILAPIGEGLYAKTRPNRINGRQMLAAEGGFDQVAKEALQRLGVEWKIGSAEEAYQKGGLQIPVNTYVRVKGNPDLKIGFGDFWLELERYS
- a CDS encoding bifunctional diguanylate cyclase/phosphodiesterase, which codes for MKVPRIPDNEAERLSALKALKLLDTPPEERFDRLTRLAQRYFNVETVLVSLIDADRQWFKSRQGTEICETERTVSICSHTITMEDGIFEVPDALVDERFSGNPMVAETPHVRFYAAVPLSSTAGFRLGTFCLVGTKPRRLNEEERQSLLDFAASAEEEINSFHEKQLQKQLAASETRNQAVLDAMPDMVFVVNPDGLILFCQDHAELPAARKTMLGCLPPESMPPTLTAKYRDAIAHTLTTDTPVTLEYESHSRPGHFEARFKRLSEEEVLILVRDISQQKESEAKVYELLSRLEKLTSNLPGMIYQYQRWPDGRACFPYTSEGLTSVYGIPATGLDKDVLPVLELIHPKDKPRVVEGIRKSFRDLTTWEEHFRLEHPSRASIWIEGRATPERLADGSTLWHGFLADITERRRLEQAQQEQAIHTQAILDNVVDGIVTVDEAGAIVSANPAVQQMFGYSASELLEIEIKVLVPNLYRDAWKDSAWADQSLSGSQSAGINREVEAVQKNGRTFPMDLTVSKIVLEGHTLYIGVMRDISQRRNAEKEINELAFYDSLTRLPNRRLFHDRLAHARSVSKRLTSYGALLFIDLDHFKRLNDTAGHHTGDKLLQLVARRLLSCLREGDTVARLGGDEFVVLLESLGEDVTSAAAHAEAIGEKIRLNLNRPYTQISPNYEGSPSIGVTLFIGHDVPVEEILKQADLAMYQAKAAGRNRLVFFDPQMQADVMARATMENELRIAVNEQQFELFYQVQVDGNRRATGAEALLRWHHPVKGWVRPNDFIPLAEETRLILPIGQWVLQSACQQLAVWGRRSETEHLTLAVNVSALQLAQADFVEQVLATVERTEANPNRLKLELTESLLASDIDTIISKMDALRAKGISFSLDHFGTGYSSLAYLKRMPIEQLKIDQSFVRDILLDHNGNIIPKTIVALGKSMGLTVIAEGVETEAHWRLLVEMGCSAHQGYLFGHPMPVEEFEKSLSPVDLSRG